Genomic window (Vibrio coralliirubri):
TCGATATCATTGATAAACCGCTACGTATCATGTACTCAGAAACCGCAGTAATGATCGGTTTAGTGTACATCCTACTTCCGTTTATGATTCTGCCGCTGTATTCAGCGATTGAAAAACTGGACGATACGTACTTAGAAGCGGCTAAAGATTTAGGTGCGAACAAACTGCAAACGTTATTGAAAGTGGTACTGCCACTAACAATGCCGGGCATTATTGGCGGCTGTTTATTAGTACTACTGCCAGCGTTAGGTATGTTCTACATCTCTGACCTATTAGGCGGAGCTAAGAACCTATTGATTGGTAACGTGATTAAGAGCCAGGTGCTCAACGCTCGAGACTGGCCGTTTGGTGCAGCGACGAGTATCGCACTGACCATGGCAATGGCTGTGATGCTGTATGCCTACTACCGAGCAGGTAAGCTATTGAACAAGAAAGTGGAGCTAGACTAATGGGTCGCACAGTTAAGTTCAGCTTTATGGCGCTGGTATACGCCTTTTTATACCTACCTATTATCGTATTGATCGCTAACTCGTTTAATGCCAATAAGTTTGGTATGAAATGGGGTGGCTTCACCACTAAATGGTATGACGCGCTTATTAACAACGACAGCCTAATGCAGGCTGCGTGGCACTCGATCAACGTAGCGGTGTTCTCTGCAACAGCCGCAACGATTGTCGGGAGCCTTACAGCAGTAGCCCTATTCCGTTACCAATTCAAAGGTAAAGGCATCGTAAATGGCATGCTGTTCATTGTAATGATGTCTCCAGATATCGTAATGGCGATTTCGCTTCTTGCGCTATTCTTGGTAATGGGTGTTCAACTTGGGTTCTTTACCCTACTTGCTGCTCACATTACCTTCTGTCTACCGTTCGTTGTGGTAACGGTTTACAGTCGCTTGAATGGTTTTGATGTGAAGATGCTAGAAGCCGCAAAAGACTTAGGTGCAAGTGAATGGACGATTCTAAAGCAGATCATTCTACCTCTTGCTAAGCCAGCGGTTGCTGCGGGTTGGTTATTGAGCTTCACTCTGTCTTTGGACGATGTGATCATCAGCTCTTTCGTAACCGGCCCAACGTATGAAATCTTACCACTGAAGATTTACTCAATGGTTAAAGTGGGTATCTCTCCTGAGGTAAACGCCCTAGCAACAGTGATGTTAGTGGTGTCGTTAATACTGGTGATCATTTCTCAGTTATTAGCGAGAGAAAAAATCAAGTAAGTCTCCTACTCTATACAGAGACAGGCTTGATTAAGAAGTTAAGAGACTTCAAGTTCAAAAAAGTGTTAATCATAAACAGAATGGTAAATTGCCATTCTGTTTTTCTATCTACTGCCTTCGGGCAACGTTTAGTTTGGAGCTAACGTCAATGAAAAAATGGGCTACTCTATTAGCTGGTAGTGCATGTGCGCTTTCAATGTTATCTGCACCATCATTTGCAAAAGATAACAAAGAATTGGTATTCATGAACTGGGGACCTTACATCAACAGTGAGATTCTAGAACAGTTCACTGATGAAACTGGTATCAAGGTTATCTACTCGACTTACGAGTCGAACGAAACCCTGTACGCAAAGCTAAAAACACACAACAAAGGCTATGACCTAGTTGTGCCGTCGACTTACTTCGTATCTAAGATGCGTGACGAAGGTATGCTACAAAAGATCGACAAAACTAAGCTGAACAACTTCAAGAATCTAGATACTAACTACCTAGATAAGCCGTACGACCCAAGCAACGACTACTCTATTCCACACGTAGTTGCGATCACAGGTCTTGCTGTTAACACTGACATGTACGATCCAGAAGATTTCCAAAGCTGGGCTGATCTATGGAAGCCAGAGCTTGAAGGTCAACTGATGATGATGGACGACACTCGTGAAGTGTTCCACATCGCGTTGCGTAAGTTAGGTTACTCTGGTAACACAACCAACGAAAAAGAGATCGACGAGGCGTACGCTGAGCTACAAAAGCTAATGCCGAACGTTCTAGTATTTAACTCAGACAACCCAGGTGCGCCTTACATGTCTGGTGAAGTGGGTCTTGGTATGCTGTGGAACGGTTCTGCTGCTGCAGCGCAAAACGAAGGTCTACCAATCAAACTGGTTTTCCCTAAAGAAGGCGGTATCGGTTGGGTTGATAACTTCGCGATTAGCTCTGGTGCGGTAAACGTAGAAGCGGCTCATAAGATGATCGACTTCCTACTTCGCCCTGAGATTGCTGAGCAAATTTCTCGTGACACCGGCTACCTAACAGCCGTTAAAGCGTCTAACGAGAAGTTCAAAGACAGCCCTGCGCTATTCCCATCGCAAGAAGACCTTGATCGTGTTGAATGGCAAGCTGCGGTTGGCGATAAGACAGTGAAGTATGAAGATTACTTCATGAAACTTAAAGCAGGTCAGTAATTTAGCCTATTATCTCACAGCGACTAAGTAACGGGTTTACTTAACAGCCCGACGTAGAGAATCAATAAGTTAAAAATAAGAATATCAATGAATAGGCAGCTTAGGCTGCCTATTTTATTATATCGCTGCTATAATATAGCGCGATTTTTCGAAATCCTTTTACTTTGGGTTCACTACCCAGCTCCAAATCAAACAAATGAACGGAACAGTAATGAAAAAAACACTGTATACCGGCGCATTGTGTGCTGCTACTTTACTTTCTACACCCTCTTTCGCAGCTGACCAAGAACTGTATTTTTACAACTGGTCTGAATATATTCCAAATGAAGTACTAGAAGACTTCACAGAAGAGACTGGCATCAAAGTCTACTACTCTACTTATGAGTCTAACGAAAGCATGTACGCTAAGTTAAAAACTCAAGGTGCGGGTTACGACTTAGTGGTTCCTTCTACTTACTTCGTTTCTAAGATGCGTAAAGAAGGCATGCTTCAAGAGCTTGATAAAACCAAGCTAAGCCACTTTGCAGATTTGGATCCCAATTACTTAGATAAGCCATTTGACCCAAACAATAACTACTCAATCCCATACATCTGGGGTGCGACGGGTATTGGTATCAACTCAGACATGCTAGACAAGTCTTCAGTTAAAAACTGGGGCGATCTGTGGGATACGCAGTGGGAAGGTCAACTGATGATGATGGATGACTCTCGTGAGGTTTTCCATATCGCTCTATCTAAACTGGGCTACTCTCCAAACACGACTAACCCTGAAGAAATCAAAGAAGCCTACGAAGAACTTCGTAAGCTAATGCCAAACGTATTGGTATTTAACTCAGATTTCCCAGC
Coding sequences:
- a CDS encoding extracellular solute-binding protein, whose amino-acid sequence is MKKTLYTGALCAATLLSTPSFAADQELYFYNWSEYIPNEVLEDFTEETGIKVYYSTYESNESMYAKLKTQGAGYDLVVPSTYFVSKMRKEGMLQELDKTKLSHFADLDPNYLDKPFDPNNNYSIPYIWGATGIGINSDMLDKSSVKNWGDLWDTQWEGQLMMMDDSREVFHIALSKLGYSPNTTNPEEIKEAYEELRKLMPNVLVFNSDFPANPYLAGEVSLGMLWNGSAYMARQEGATIDIIWPEKGAIFWMDSLAIPAGAKNTEAAHKMIDFLLRPENAAKIALEIGYPTPVKTAYPLLPKEFAEDKNVFPPQSVMDNGVWQDEVGEASVIYDEYFQKLKVNN
- a CDS encoding extracellular solute-binding protein; this encodes MKKWATLLAGSACALSMLSAPSFAKDNKELVFMNWGPYINSEILEQFTDETGIKVIYSTYESNETLYAKLKTHNKGYDLVVPSTYFVSKMRDEGMLQKIDKTKLNNFKNLDTNYLDKPYDPSNDYSIPHVVAITGLAVNTDMYDPEDFQSWADLWKPELEGQLMMMDDTREVFHIALRKLGYSGNTTNEKEIDEAYAELQKLMPNVLVFNSDNPGAPYMSGEVGLGMLWNGSAAAAQNEGLPIKLVFPKEGGIGWVDNFAISSGAVNVEAAHKMIDFLLRPEIAEQISRDTGYLTAVKASNEKFKDSPALFPSQEDLDRVEWQAAVGDKTVKYEDYFMKLKAGQ
- the potB gene encoding spermidine/putrescine ABC transporter permease PotB is translated as MSKKFNLQNAIVALITGWLVLFVMIPNIMIIGTSFLTRDEANLIEMTFTLDNYVRLADPLYFKVLMHSFYMAIVATLLCLIIGYPFAYIVAKMPAKWRPIMLFLVIVPFWTNSLIRTYGLKIVLGTQGVLNKSLLALDIIDKPLRIMYSETAVMIGLVYILLPFMILPLYSAIEKLDDTYLEAAKDLGANKLQTLLKVVLPLTMPGIIGGCLLVLLPALGMFYISDLLGGAKNLLIGNVIKSQVLNARDWPFGAATSIALTMAMAVMLYAYYRAGKLLNKKVELD
- the potC gene encoding spermidine/putrescine ABC transporter permease PotC; amino-acid sequence: MGRTVKFSFMALVYAFLYLPIIVLIANSFNANKFGMKWGGFTTKWYDALINNDSLMQAAWHSINVAVFSATAATIVGSLTAVALFRYQFKGKGIVNGMLFIVMMSPDIVMAISLLALFLVMGVQLGFFTLLAAHITFCLPFVVVTVYSRLNGFDVKMLEAAKDLGASEWTILKQIILPLAKPAVAAGWLLSFTLSLDDVIISSFVTGPTYEILPLKIYSMVKVGISPEVNALATVMLVVSLILVIISQLLAREKIK